A region of Myxococcus stipitatus DSM 14675 DNA encodes the following proteins:
- a CDS encoding FHA domain-containing protein has product MVSVNQLRPFAQASLEAFRAASGPVALIQQPVDPVFRNIAQQLTGARTVGMAHRSRMTERLLAMLRDFDNLEVHFLNPKVDGEELTVGRSECDLVVPDPSVSQHHATLRWNAATGGFLVRDAQSMNGTWINGAPLGFRAQVTLNDGDTLAFGDAQFLYLRAETVHEHLRLASPQEKP; this is encoded by the coding sequence ATGGTGTCCGTGAATCAGCTCCGACCCTTCGCTCAGGCTTCGCTCGAAGCCTTCCGTGCAGCCTCCGGCCCCGTGGCGCTCATCCAGCAGCCCGTGGATCCGGTCTTCCGGAACATCGCCCAGCAGCTGACAGGGGCTCGGACGGTGGGCATGGCGCACCGCTCGCGCATGACGGAGCGGCTGCTCGCGATGCTTCGCGACTTCGACAACCTGGAGGTCCACTTCCTGAACCCCAAGGTGGATGGCGAGGAGCTCACCGTGGGTCGCTCGGAGTGTGACCTGGTGGTGCCGGACCCGTCCGTCTCGCAACATCACGCCACGCTGCGGTGGAACGCGGCGACGGGGGGCTTCCTGGTGCGCGATGCGCAGTCGATGAACGGCACGTGGATCAACGGCGCGCCGCTGGGCTTTCGGGCGCAGGTGACGCTCAACGACGGGGACACGCTGGCCTTCGGCGACGCGCAGTTCCTGTACCTGCGCGCGGAGACGGTGCACGAGCACTTGCGGCTCGCGAGCCCGCAGGAGAAGCCCTGA
- a CDS encoding NAD-dependent epimerase/dehydratase family protein, translating to MRVLVTGAAGFIAHHVITRLLARGDTVIGVDNLESSGDVALKQARLTHLQSVPGAERFTCHRADITDTASLAALFRHEQPESVIHLAARVGVRSAGASAQSYLDANVTGFLQVLEQARAARVAHVVYASSSSVYGAGTPPPFAETAAADHPLNVYSATKRAGELLAHTYSHLYGLPTSGLRFFTVYGPWGRPDMAPLRFLRALREGLPIDLYGEGRMRRDFTHVDDVAEAVVRVLDRPPTGTPPYRLLNVGRGEPVSLRDFVAVLERHTGTQALLNPRPAQPGEMDATWSDSTALERETGFRPRVSVDEGLAGLVAWEREHSSRPPPAEPHEVDTVT from the coding sequence ATGCGCGTCCTCGTCACCGGAGCAGCGGGCTTCATCGCCCACCACGTCATCACCCGACTGCTGGCCCGAGGTGACACCGTCATCGGAGTAGACAACCTGGAGTCCTCCGGAGACGTGGCGCTCAAACAGGCGCGACTGACACACCTCCAGTCCGTCCCCGGCGCGGAGCGCTTCACCTGTCACCGCGCCGACATCACCGACACAGCCTCGCTCGCGGCGCTCTTCCGGCACGAGCAGCCCGAGAGTGTCATCCACCTCGCGGCACGTGTGGGCGTGAGGTCCGCGGGAGCCTCCGCCCAGTCCTACCTCGACGCGAACGTGACGGGGTTCCTCCAGGTGTTGGAACAAGCACGCGCGGCGCGAGTAGCCCACGTCGTCTATGCCTCCTCCAGCTCCGTGTATGGCGCGGGCACGCCGCCGCCCTTCGCGGAGACCGCCGCCGCCGACCATCCGCTCAATGTCTATTCAGCGACCAAGCGCGCGGGAGAGTTGCTCGCTCACACGTACAGCCACCTCTACGGGCTCCCCACGAGTGGCCTGCGCTTCTTCACCGTGTACGGCCCCTGGGGCCGCCCGGACATGGCGCCGCTGCGCTTCCTCCGAGCCCTGCGCGAGGGCCTCCCCATCGACCTGTATGGCGAAGGACGGATGCGCCGCGACTTCACCCATGTGGACGATGTCGCGGAAGCGGTGGTGCGTGTGTTGGATAGACCTCCCACCGGGACGCCACCGTATCGCCTGCTCAACGTCGGTCGAGGCGAGCCCGTCTCCCTCCGCGACTTCGTCGCCGTGCTGGAGCGACACACGGGAACCCAGGCCCTGCTGAACCCAAGGCCCGCCCAGCCCGGCGAGATGGACGCCACCTGGTCCGACTCCACCGCGCTGGAGCGCGAGACAGGCTTCCGTCCACGCGTGTCCGTGGACGAAGGCCTCGCCGGGCTCGTGGCCTGGGAGCGCGAGCACTCCAGCAGGCCACCTCCCGCCGAGCCTCACGAGGTCGATACCGTCACCTGA
- a CDS encoding ATP-binding cassette domain-containing protein, translated as MSSLRAHSVSFAYSDAVTVLSDIEFHLAAGWTGLVGANGAGKSTLLRMLSGELTPTEGHFQFDPPSPVLRLCRQEVEALTPDISEFAESWDGLARRLHGQLGLDVSALERWSTLSPGERKRWQVGAALAAEPDVLLLDEPTNHLDAEARTWLVSALRRFRGVGVVVSHDRPLLETLTSATLRVHGGDARLWPGAYSAAKQHWEAEREAEVDAYQQRRADQRRAARMLDQARREQQGADASRSTSKRLKNKYDNDARSMGAKVTVGWAEAHAGRRVGILRRELESASEAVGEFAADKTLGRSVFVDYARSPNPWIFTLDTPEVRAGDVTLLGPVNLSVGREARVRIEGPNGAGKSTLVRALLESARVPRERVLYLPQDVGAEEARATLEAVRSLPPEEKGRVLSLVAALGVDPERLLGSEQPSPGEIRKLLIARGLGQHAWALVLDEPTNHLDLPSIERLEAALREYPGALLLVTHDSEFARACTTECWRVEHGQVTVSTS; from the coding sequence ATGTCTTCCCTTCGCGCGCACAGCGTGTCGTTCGCTTATTCCGACGCAGTCACTGTCCTCTCCGATATCGAGTTCCACCTGGCCGCGGGCTGGACGGGTCTTGTCGGCGCCAATGGCGCGGGCAAGTCCACCCTGCTGCGGATGCTGTCGGGGGAGCTGACGCCCACCGAGGGGCACTTCCAGTTCGACCCGCCCTCCCCCGTCCTGCGGCTCTGTCGGCAGGAGGTGGAGGCGCTCACGCCGGACATCTCCGAGTTCGCCGAGTCCTGGGATGGACTGGCGCGCAGGCTCCATGGGCAGTTGGGGCTGGACGTGTCCGCGCTGGAGCGGTGGTCCACGCTGTCTCCGGGTGAGCGCAAGCGGTGGCAGGTGGGCGCGGCGCTGGCGGCCGAGCCCGATGTGCTGCTGCTCGATGAGCCCACCAACCATCTGGATGCGGAGGCTCGGACGTGGCTCGTCTCCGCGCTGCGACGGTTCCGCGGGGTGGGCGTCGTGGTGTCGCACGACCGGCCGCTCCTGGAGACGCTCACCTCCGCCACGCTGCGCGTGCATGGTGGTGATGCGCGGCTGTGGCCGGGGGCCTACTCCGCGGCGAAGCAGCACTGGGAGGCGGAGCGCGAGGCGGAGGTGGATGCATATCAGCAGCGGCGCGCGGACCAGCGGCGCGCGGCGCGGATGCTGGACCAGGCGCGGCGGGAGCAGCAGGGCGCGGATGCCTCGCGCAGCACGAGCAAGCGGCTGAAGAACAAGTACGACAACGATGCGCGGTCCATGGGGGCGAAGGTCACCGTGGGCTGGGCGGAGGCGCATGCGGGACGCCGGGTGGGAATCCTCCGACGCGAGCTGGAGAGTGCCTCGGAGGCCGTGGGTGAGTTCGCCGCGGACAAGACGCTGGGGCGCTCTGTCTTCGTCGACTACGCGCGCTCGCCCAACCCGTGGATCTTCACGCTGGACACCCCGGAGGTTCGTGCCGGGGACGTCACGTTGTTGGGGCCGGTGAATCTGTCGGTGGGGCGCGAGGCGCGCGTGCGCATCGAGGGCCCCAACGGCGCGGGCAAGAGCACCCTGGTGCGGGCGCTGCTGGAGAGTGCTCGGGTGCCTCGGGAGCGGGTGCTGTATCTGCCTCAGGACGTGGGGGCCGAGGAGGCTCGGGCCACGCTGGAGGCGGTGCGCTCGCTGCCGCCCGAGGAGAAGGGGCGCGTCCTGTCGCTCGTCGCGGCGCTGGGGGTGGACCCGGAGCGGCTGCTGGGCTCGGAGCAGCCTTCTCCCGGGGAGATTCGCAAGCTGCTCATCGCGCGGGGGCTCGGGCAGCATGCCTGGGCGCTGGTGCTCGATGAGCCCACCAACCACCTGGACCTGCCCTCCATCGAGCGACTGGAGGCGGCCCTTCGCGAGTACCCCGGAGCGCTGCTCCTGGTGACGCATGACTCCGAGTTCGCTCGCGCCTGCACCACCGAGTGCTGGCGCGTGGAGCACGGTCAGGTGACGGTATCGACCTCGTGA
- a CDS encoding SPFH domain-containing protein, whose product MSFLTVLFIIAVVVVGFAVVTGIRIVPQAKVMVVERLGKFHSIATSGLNILIPFLDSPRPIEMRTGNRYMRSAMVDLREQVMGFETVQVITHDNVNMEVGSVIYYQIVDPAKALYQVENLALAIEQLTMTNLRNIMGGLTLDQTLTSRETVNGKLRMVLDDATEKWGVKVTRVELREIEPPQAIKSAMAKQMTAERERRAEVTKAEGDKAAAILQAEGEKISRILRAEAERDAEIARAEGRKRATMLEAEGKAEATRLTFDAINHGGATHEVLALRYMETLQEMSKGDNKMIIPYEATATLGAISALKDIFKDDAPKRPTAPPQATRQSPTAASLSAQGLTRSPAAEHATLTGTPAVPARRPRPPSEQDE is encoded by the coding sequence ATGAGCTTTCTGACCGTTCTATTCATCATCGCCGTGGTGGTGGTCGGCTTCGCCGTCGTCACCGGCATTCGCATCGTTCCCCAGGCCAAGGTCATGGTGGTGGAGCGACTGGGCAAGTTCCACAGCATCGCGACCAGCGGGCTCAACATCCTCATCCCGTTCCTCGACAGCCCCCGCCCCATCGAGATGCGCACGGGAAACCGCTACATGCGCAGCGCCATGGTGGACCTGCGTGAGCAGGTCATGGGCTTCGAGACGGTGCAGGTCATCACCCACGACAACGTCAACATGGAGGTCGGCTCGGTCATCTACTACCAGATCGTCGACCCCGCGAAGGCGCTGTACCAGGTGGAGAACCTGGCGCTGGCCATCGAGCAGCTCACCATGACGAACCTGCGCAACATCATGGGCGGGCTGACGCTGGACCAGACGCTGACCAGCCGCGAGACGGTGAACGGCAAGCTGCGCATGGTGCTGGATGACGCCACGGAGAAGTGGGGCGTGAAGGTGACGCGCGTGGAGCTGCGCGAGATCGAGCCGCCCCAGGCCATCAAGTCCGCCATGGCCAAGCAGATGACCGCCGAGCGCGAGCGTCGCGCCGAGGTGACCAAGGCCGAGGGCGACAAGGCCGCCGCCATCCTCCAGGCCGAGGGCGAGAAGATCTCCCGCATCCTGCGCGCCGAGGCCGAGCGCGACGCGGAGATTGCCCGCGCCGAGGGCCGCAAGCGCGCCACCATGCTGGAGGCCGAGGGCAAGGCCGAGGCGACCCGCCTCACCTTCGACGCCATCAACCATGGCGGCGCCACGCACGAGGTGCTCGCGCTGCGCTACATGGAGACGCTCCAGGAGATGAGCAAGGGGGACAACAAGATGATCATCCCCTACGAGGCCACCGCCACCCTGGGCGCCATCTCCGCGCTCAAGGACATCTTCAAGGACGATGCGCCCAAGCGCCCCACGGCCCCGCCCCAGGCGACTCGCCAGTCTCCCACCGCCGCGTCCTTGAGCGCGCAGGGCCTGACGCGCAGCCCCGCGGCCGAGCACGCGACGCTCACGGGAACGCCCGCGGTGCCCGCGCGGCGTCCTCGCCCGCCCTCCGAGCAGGACGAGTAG
- a CDS encoding NfeD family protein produces the protein MDLTPTAWQLWLVAALLCGALEIKLSGFVTLWFAVGALVSALVAAMGLGINFQLLLFALVSAGLFAASRTLFKSVFMRTASHLKTGVEAMMGQEAVVMEAIDEKNGGTVRINGELWIARTLSGAIPEGERVTVEQVEGLKLWVRRPSATQSVPQREQKENAR, from the coding sequence ATGGACCTGACTCCCACCGCCTGGCAGCTCTGGCTCGTCGCGGCGCTCCTCTGTGGCGCGTTGGAAATCAAGCTGTCCGGCTTCGTCACGCTCTGGTTCGCGGTGGGGGCGCTCGTCTCCGCCCTCGTCGCGGCCATGGGGCTGGGCATCAACTTCCAGCTCCTCCTCTTCGCCCTGGTCTCCGCGGGCCTGTTCGCGGCGTCGCGCACCCTCTTCAAAAGCGTTTTCATGCGGACCGCTTCGCATTTGAAGACGGGGGTCGAGGCCATGATGGGGCAGGAGGCGGTGGTGATGGAGGCCATCGACGAGAAGAACGGGGGCACCGTGCGCATCAACGGGGAGCTGTGGATTGCCCGCACGCTGTCGGGCGCCATTCCCGAGGGCGAGCGTGTCACCGTGGAGCAAGTGGAAGGGCTCAAGCTTTGGGTGCGCCGCCCGTCGGCGACACAGTCCGTTCCCCAGCGGGAACAGAAGGAGAATGCTCGATGA
- a CDS encoding error-prone DNA polymerase — MDYAELVCRSNFSFLRGASHPEELVLTASRLGMSALALTDTDGLYGAVKAHLAAKEHGLRLILGAELTLEDGPPVVVYAADSEGYSNLCALVSRSRMSHPKGESGLPWRAVAERSRGLLALLPEPAALERVAPLAEAFPERFHVGLCRTLSAGDSAREARAEALARELAVPLVVHNDVHTHHRRRQPLQDVLSAVRHGTTVDRAGTLLLPNGERTLKGPREMARLFEDRPEALARTVELASRCRASLDDLRYRFPEEDLPPGRSADEHLRTLTYEGLAVRYPSGVPPEVVKQIEHELRLIAALDFAGYFLSLWDIVGFARRRGILCQGRGSAANSAVCYALQITAIDPVRMGLLFERFLSMARKEPPDIDVDFEHERREEVLQYVYEKHGRHRAGMVCEVICYRGRLSLREAGKALGLSLDQVDRLSKVSAAHGFEVTPEVLLEAGLSAFDRRVQRTLSLAAELEGFPRHLSIHVGGFVMTREPLTELVPVENAAMPGRTVIQWEKDDINSIGLLKVDLLALGMLTALSKCFALIREHHGRELSLATIPAEDPKVYDMLCEADTVGVFQIESRAQMNMLPRLKPRTFYDLVVEIALIRPGPIVGKMVHPFLRRRNGEEEVRYPSEAVREILGKTLGVPLFQEQAMKLAMVAAGFSAEEADGLRRVLSHKRAESMLLQYRGRFVEGCLSRGYERAQAEEWFDNFRGFAHYGFPESHSASFALISYASSWLKCHYPAAFTTALLNSQPMGFYAPHTLVADVQRHGVEVRPVDVRVSRWDCTLEEGGKALRLGLRMVKGLGESAGRRVESGRGEEGYADVGSLARRARIPRHELTRLALAGALGPLCKGSRRQALWDIQALGPLDSDDLFFGMSMDGTQVELPSMDVFARVCADYDTVGLSLEKHPLELLRPMLRKQGAVTAEGLKKVTSGRTVTVGGMMICRQRPPTARGMCFVSLEDETGIANLVVPPDVYERCRKELHAALFVVGQGVLERSGKVTNVKVKTVWGLETAASPRAELRTAKTQPRP, encoded by the coding sequence GTGGACTACGCCGAGCTCGTCTGTCGCTCCAACTTCTCGTTCCTGCGCGGTGCCTCCCATCCGGAGGAGCTGGTGCTCACGGCCTCCCGACTGGGGATGAGCGCGCTGGCGCTGACGGACACGGATGGCCTCTACGGCGCAGTGAAGGCCCACCTGGCCGCGAAGGAGCACGGCCTGCGGTTGATACTGGGCGCGGAGCTGACGCTGGAGGACGGCCCTCCGGTGGTCGTCTACGCGGCGGACTCGGAGGGGTACTCGAACCTGTGCGCGCTGGTGTCGCGCAGCCGGATGAGCCACCCCAAGGGGGAGTCGGGGCTGCCGTGGAGGGCGGTGGCGGAGCGCTCGAGGGGGCTGCTCGCGCTGTTGCCGGAGCCCGCGGCGCTGGAGCGGGTGGCGCCGCTGGCGGAGGCGTTCCCGGAGCGCTTCCACGTGGGGCTGTGCCGGACGCTGTCGGCGGGAGACTCGGCGAGGGAGGCGCGCGCGGAGGCCCTGGCGCGGGAGCTGGCGGTGCCGCTGGTGGTGCACAACGACGTGCACACGCACCACCGACGGCGTCAGCCCCTGCAGGACGTGCTGAGCGCGGTGCGGCACGGAACGACGGTGGACCGGGCGGGGACGCTGTTGTTGCCCAATGGCGAGCGGACGCTGAAGGGGCCTCGGGAGATGGCGCGACTGTTCGAGGACCGTCCGGAGGCGCTGGCGCGGACGGTGGAGCTGGCCTCGCGGTGCCGGGCGTCGCTGGATGACCTGCGCTACCGGTTCCCGGAGGAGGACCTGCCTCCGGGGCGCTCCGCGGACGAGCACCTGAGGACGCTGACCTACGAGGGGCTCGCGGTGCGCTACCCGTCGGGTGTGCCGCCGGAGGTGGTGAAGCAGATAGAGCACGAGCTGCGGCTCATCGCCGCGCTGGACTTCGCGGGTTACTTCCTGTCGCTGTGGGACATCGTCGGCTTCGCGCGGCGGCGGGGGATTCTGTGCCAGGGGCGGGGGAGCGCGGCGAACTCGGCGGTGTGTTACGCGCTGCAGATCACGGCCATCGACCCGGTGCGGATGGGGCTCTTGTTCGAGCGCTTCCTGAGCATGGCGCGCAAGGAGCCGCCGGACATCGACGTGGACTTCGAGCACGAGCGGCGCGAGGAGGTGCTGCAGTACGTGTACGAGAAGCACGGGCGGCACCGGGCCGGCATGGTGTGCGAGGTCATCTGCTACCGGGGCCGGCTGTCGCTCCGGGAGGCCGGAAAGGCGCTGGGCCTGTCCCTGGACCAGGTGGATCGGCTGTCGAAGGTCTCCGCGGCGCACGGCTTCGAGGTGACGCCGGAGGTCCTGCTGGAGGCGGGGCTGTCCGCGTTCGACCGGCGGGTGCAGCGCACGCTGTCGCTGGCGGCGGAGCTGGAGGGCTTTCCCAGACATCTGTCCATCCACGTGGGGGGCTTCGTCATGACACGCGAGCCCCTGACGGAGCTGGTGCCGGTGGAGAACGCGGCCATGCCGGGGCGGACGGTCATCCAATGGGAGAAGGATGACATCAACTCCATCGGCTTGCTGAAGGTGGACCTGCTGGCGCTGGGCATGCTCACCGCGCTGTCGAAGTGTTTCGCATTGATTCGCGAGCACCACGGGCGGGAGTTGTCATTGGCGACGATTCCCGCGGAGGACCCGAAGGTCTACGACATGCTGTGCGAGGCGGACACCGTGGGGGTGTTTCAAATCGAGAGCCGCGCGCAGATGAACATGCTGCCTCGGCTGAAGCCGAGGACGTTCTACGACCTGGTGGTGGAGATTGCCCTCATCCGCCCGGGGCCCATCGTCGGGAAGATGGTCCACCCGTTCCTGCGCAGGAGGAACGGGGAGGAGGAGGTGCGCTACCCGAGCGAGGCGGTGCGGGAGATCCTGGGCAAGACGCTGGGCGTGCCGCTCTTCCAGGAGCAGGCGATGAAGCTGGCGATGGTGGCGGCGGGGTTCTCGGCCGAGGAGGCGGACGGGCTGCGGCGGGTGCTGAGCCACAAGCGCGCGGAGTCCATGCTGCTCCAGTACCGGGGCCGCTTCGTGGAGGGCTGCTTGTCGCGAGGATATGAGCGGGCCCAGGCGGAGGAGTGGTTCGACAACTTCCGGGGCTTCGCGCACTACGGCTTCCCGGAGAGCCACTCCGCCAGCTTCGCGTTGATTTCATACGCGTCGAGCTGGCTGAAGTGTCACTACCCCGCGGCCTTCACCACGGCGCTCCTGAACTCCCAGCCCATGGGCTTCTACGCGCCGCACACGCTGGTGGCGGACGTGCAGCGGCACGGGGTGGAGGTGCGGCCGGTGGACGTGCGTGTGTCGCGCTGGGATTGCACGCTGGAGGAAGGAGGCAAGGCGCTGCGGCTGGGATTGAGGATGGTGAAGGGCCTGGGTGAGTCCGCGGGGCGGAGGGTGGAGTCGGGGCGAGGCGAGGAGGGCTACGCGGACGTGGGCAGCCTCGCGCGGCGGGCGAGGATTCCCCGGCACGAGCTGACGCGGCTGGCGCTGGCGGGGGCGCTGGGGCCGCTGTGCAAGGGCTCTCGGCGTCAGGCGCTCTGGGACATCCAGGCGCTGGGGCCGCTGGACTCGGATGACCTGTTCTTCGGCATGTCGATGGATGGCACGCAGGTGGAATTGCCTTCCATGGATGTGTTCGCGCGGGTCTGTGCGGACTACGACACGGTGGGCCTGTCGCTGGAGAAACACCCCCTGGAGCTCTTGCGACCCATGCTGAGGAAGCAGGGCGCGGTGACGGCGGAGGGGCTGAAGAAGGTGACCTCCGGGCGCACGGTGACGGTGGGCGGGATGATGATCTGCCGACAGCGTCCGCCCACGGCGCGGGGCATGTGCTTCGTCTCACTGGAGGATGAGACGGGCATCGCCAACCTCGTGGTGCCTCCGGACGTCTACGAGCGGTGTCGCAAGGAGCTGCATGCGGCCTTGTTCGTGGTGGGGCAGGGCGTGCTGGAGCGCTCGGGCAAGGTGACGAACGTGAAGGTGAAGACGGTGTGGGGGCTCGAGACCGCGGCCTCGCCTCGGGCGGAACTGCGTACCGCCAAGACGCAGCCGCGTCCCTGA
- a CDS encoding murine toxin yields the protein MSKIDEVLARVPHHYFTHVSRESYVRILDTPRIWGLPFGPEIMPAARSRTKDFERAIIEVVQKTRFRCDVASLNSPDPSWAKVILGAIDTAMMANRGRPALQFRFLFGQTPMIFKDGTSPNLVDFQGALIRLVRSRQRAWGATPDLWMAKFFRLQKGLVSGFSAFVGASLPSWMVSEPDDDFTKMTWNHSKIIASDGLESLVGGHNLNMDLFTSYPPVHDVSVVMHGEAALGSQRFLDRMWGCGTDVVTKEFLDPGTLTWRNGDDASVRRLEDPLSSREAGDHRTERAREFARLHRGSLPGERPRPRRGAFEPLPTILEEETPEDLGAEAIREDDLQTLRDLEGPVFKEEKVIGYAGLDEYKKASRVLSIGKHWSGPDMDRDYEQASEIMKSVLIHGATSTLRLSQMDLVSAWKKKWSSHVVCHWIMEALIANPRLQVQVVVSPLDAGAGAEGDQYSFGSGACRTFELFQYYMANAVETDTRRPDAETRLAALARLHIAPFYYTEVPREKTREGESYFWPELTPEGFTATLKQPSLAQVPPVKGIIGSAVESVKKASGAVFPKVPSAPGNHTKIMIADDQAYVVGSDNLYPGFLSEFNYLIEGPGAVADLLRTYWEPLWHYSGAHCVNPACKGGCTTLAKVPRDALGLGRSLLSGQPATRLMKSSGLGMLPRSEFFSGMVEPTLPSLTARPSSSFFGRGGVGQQVWSPPLLHADNRGKVIRVDLRAPPDLAPILEKDAESALKGMMERRERELLAPSRPPSSSGTVSQTPPSTQVSSSVSSSYENSDKIEGDHYYTDQQIFTLLDHYLGRVPNVVVLRGINGYVLNRIAPDTYDEALRGLIAGGTPRTLVQPYNVNGNHWGLIFIRVAPPSGGARGQARVLYIDPLSPDSVPNLGPLGRAFPDLQVERCGVRYQNDRRVGHDGGQNSCGPWVIELARWLVSHDGALPAPDRDPREAALRFRAQHQLALDGINGRVVDDFVVVGGSDAPAKKGSDVSSTSPTASGGSTATKGTSDDSDDDDFVMV from the coding sequence ATGAGCAAGATTGACGAAGTATTGGCCCGGGTGCCCCATCACTACTTCACGCACGTGAGCCGGGAGAGCTACGTGCGCATCCTGGACACGCCGCGCATCTGGGGGCTGCCGTTCGGGCCGGAGATCATGCCGGCGGCCCGGAGCCGCACCAAGGACTTCGAGCGCGCCATCATCGAGGTCGTCCAGAAGACGCGGTTCCGCTGTGACGTGGCCTCGCTCAACAGCCCGGACCCCTCCTGGGCCAAGGTGATTCTGGGCGCCATCGACACGGCGATGATGGCCAATCGCGGCCGTCCCGCCCTCCAGTTCCGGTTCCTCTTCGGGCAGACGCCCATGATCTTCAAGGACGGCACGTCGCCCAACCTCGTCGACTTCCAGGGCGCGCTGATTCGCCTGGTGCGCTCCCGGCAGCGGGCCTGGGGCGCGACACCGGACCTCTGGATGGCGAAGTTCTTCCGCTTGCAGAAGGGGCTCGTGTCGGGGTTCTCCGCCTTCGTCGGCGCGTCCTTGCCGTCCTGGATGGTGTCCGAGCCCGATGACGACTTCACCAAGATGACGTGGAACCACTCGAAGATCATCGCCTCGGATGGGCTCGAGTCCCTGGTCGGCGGGCACAACCTGAACATGGACCTGTTCACCAGTTACCCGCCCGTGCACGACGTGTCCGTCGTCATGCATGGCGAGGCGGCGCTGGGCTCGCAGCGGTTCCTGGATCGGATGTGGGGCTGCGGCACGGACGTGGTGACGAAGGAGTTCCTGGACCCAGGCACCCTGACGTGGAGGAACGGGGATGACGCGAGTGTGCGCAGGCTCGAAGACCCGCTGAGCTCCCGGGAGGCAGGGGACCACCGGACCGAGCGTGCGCGGGAGTTCGCGCGGCTGCATCGAGGCAGCCTGCCGGGGGAGAGGCCGCGTCCCCGTCGCGGCGCGTTCGAGCCCCTGCCCACCATCCTGGAGGAGGAGACCCCGGAGGACCTGGGCGCCGAGGCCATTCGCGAGGATGACCTCCAGACGCTGCGCGACCTGGAGGGGCCTGTCTTCAAGGAGGAGAAGGTCATCGGCTACGCGGGCCTCGATGAGTACAAGAAGGCCAGTCGAGTCCTGTCCATCGGGAAGCACTGGTCGGGCCCGGACATGGACCGGGACTACGAGCAGGCGTCGGAGATCATGAAGTCGGTGTTGATTCACGGCGCCACGAGCACGCTGCGGCTGTCCCAGATGGACCTGGTGAGCGCGTGGAAGAAGAAGTGGTCATCGCATGTGGTCTGCCATTGGATCATGGAGGCGTTGATCGCCAATCCCAGGCTTCAGGTGCAGGTGGTGGTCTCGCCCCTGGACGCCGGGGCGGGGGCGGAGGGGGACCAGTATTCGTTTGGCTCGGGGGCGTGCCGGACGTTCGAGCTGTTCCAGTACTACATGGCGAACGCCGTCGAGACAGACACGCGGCGGCCGGATGCGGAGACGCGGCTGGCGGCCCTGGCCCGGCTGCACATTGCTCCGTTCTATTACACGGAGGTTCCTCGGGAGAAGACGCGGGAAGGGGAGTCGTACTTCTGGCCGGAGCTGACGCCGGAGGGGTTCACCGCGACGTTGAAGCAGCCGTCACTCGCGCAGGTGCCGCCGGTCAAGGGCATCATCGGGAGCGCGGTGGAGTCCGTGAAGAAGGCGAGTGGCGCCGTCTTCCCGAAAGTTCCTTCCGCACCGGGCAATCACACCAAGATCATGATTGCCGATGACCAAGCGTACGTCGTCGGGTCCGACAATCTCTATCCAGGCTTCCTCTCCGAGTTCAACTATCTCATCGAGGGACCGGGCGCCGTGGCGGACCTGCTCCGGACGTACTGGGAGCCGCTGTGGCACTACTCGGGAGCGCACTGTGTGAATCCCGCGTGCAAGGGGGGCTGCACGACGCTGGCGAAGGTGCCTCGGGATGCGCTGGGGTTGGGGCGGAGTCTGCTCTCGGGGCAGCCGGCGACGCGGCTGATGAAGTCTTCGGGGCTCGGGATGCTGCCGCGCTCGGAGTTCTTCAGCGGGATGGTGGAGCCGACCTTGCCGTCGCTCACGGCCCGGCCCTCGTCGTCCTTCTTCGGTCGGGGAGGCGTGGGCCAGCAGGTCTGGTCTCCGCCGCTGTTGCACGCCGACAACCGGGGGAAGGTGATTCGGGTCGACCTGCGTGCGCCGCCGGACCTCGCGCCGATTCTCGAGAAGGATGCGGAGTCCGCGCTGAAGGGCATGATGGAGCGGCGCGAGCGGGAGCTCCTGGCTCCGTCTCGACCGCCGAGCAGCTCCGGGACGGTGAGCCAGACGCCTCCCTCGACGCAGGTGTCGAGCTCGGTCTCCAGCTCCTATGAGAACAGCGACAAGATCGAAGGGGACCACTACTACACCGACCAGCAGATCTTCACGTTGCTGGACCACTATCTCGGGCGCGTGCCGAACGTGGTCGTGCTGCGCGGCATCAACGGCTATGTGCTCAATCGCATCGCGCCGGACACGTATGACGAAGCCCTGCGGGGACTGATTGCGGGTGGGACGCCTCGCACCCTCGTCCAGCCCTACAACGTCAATGGCAACCACTGGGGGTTGATCTTCATCCGGGTGGCGCCTCCCTCGGGCGGCGCGAGAGGACAGGCGCGGGTTCTCTACATCGACCCGCTCAGTCCTGACTCCGTGCCCAACCTGGGCCCGTTGGGACGGGCGTTCCCGGACCTGCAGGTCGAGCGATGCGGCGTCCGCTACCAGAATGACCGCAGGGTGGGCCATGACGGTGGGCAGAACAGCTGTGGTCCGTGGGTCATCGAGCTTGCGCGGTGGCTCGTCTCGCACGATGGGGCGCTGCCCGCGCCCGATAGGGACCCTCGCGAGGCGGCCCTTCGCTTCCGCGCGCAGCACCAGCTGGCCCTGGATGGAATCAACGGGCGCGTCGTGGACGACTTCGTCGTCGTGGGCGGCTCCGATGCCCCGGCGAAGAAGGGCTCGGATGTGAGCTCCACCAGCCCGACCGCGAGTGGAGGGAGCACTGCGACGAAGGGGACGTCGGACGACTCGGATGACGACGACTTCGTCATGGTCTGA